A region from the Flavobacteriales bacterium genome encodes:
- a CDS encoding T9SS type A sorting domain-containing protein has product MKPNLTSVAVALLIPASRLLAQVSEPGFENSNQHGTYIQCVDIGCSGCTGDPWQGYSDMASPANSYFRTPQPGLTGGGGYQPTSQYHPAPEDDIPGNTRYMVLRLHDNAAVNNGGSLTMGVVNPLVISTDPGCEYQLTMRWAAKAGYGASQPVADVTISAILGTDLHLNCANLDHATGTTIATTSTTIIHDGSSDIGTWLTLTGSVEVDQLYNSIAIEVTVSNFDDGSGYDVYLDDVQLAKVDENCAPTCCNAECPADFSCDGSVNNTDLLTFIGIYGTYTNTIEDPCLQLGDFDNDGVVGVDDLLAFMGLYYGVPCPGGMVQEQGSNIAPETKVTVMEAHVQQNPTNGRFLIEHGLSGSGAIDIMLIDHTGRMLRRSTDADQQVIALDVTGEPAGTYTAVFHRSGTLSTVQLVKE; this is encoded by the coding sequence ATGAAACCCAATCTCACTTCAGTCGCTGTGGCGCTCCTCATACCTGCAAGCCGACTGCTCGCGCAAGTCTCGGAACCCGGCTTCGAGAACAGTAACCAGCATGGTACTTACATCCAATGCGTTGACATCGGATGCAGTGGTTGCACCGGTGATCCTTGGCAGGGCTATTCCGACATGGCCTCACCGGCCAACAGCTATTTCAGAACACCCCAGCCCGGATTGACCGGGGGAGGCGGATACCAGCCCACAAGCCAATACCACCCTGCGCCGGAGGACGACATCCCAGGCAATACGCGATACATGGTATTGCGCCTGCACGACAACGCTGCGGTGAACAATGGTGGCTCACTCACCATGGGCGTTGTCAATCCGTTAGTGATCAGCACTGATCCCGGCTGTGAGTATCAACTGACCATGCGGTGGGCTGCGAAAGCCGGCTACGGAGCCTCTCAGCCCGTTGCCGATGTGACCATTAGCGCAATACTCGGCACTGACCTACATCTGAACTGTGCCAACTTGGACCACGCGACCGGAACGACGATCGCCACCACTTCGACCACGATCATACATGACGGCTCGTCGGACATAGGAACGTGGCTGACCCTCACGGGCAGCGTGGAAGTGGACCAACTGTACAATTCGATCGCGATCGAGGTGACCGTCTCCAATTTCGACGACGGCAGTGGCTACGACGTGTACTTGGACGATGTGCAACTTGCTAAAGTGGACGAGAACTGCGCACCAACGTGCTGCAATGCCGAATGCCCCGCAGATTTCTCCTGCGACGGATCGGTCAACAACACTGATCTGTTGACCTTCATTGGAATATACGGCACTTACACCAACACGATCGAGGACCCGTGTCTGCAATTGGGCGACTTCGACAATGACGGTGTGGTCGGCGTCGATGATCTTCTGGCGTTCATGGGCTTGTATTATGGTGTCCCGTGCCCAGGTGGCATGGTGCAAGAACAGGGTAGCAACATCGCCCCGGAGACCAAAGTCACCGTTATGGAGGCACACGTTCAGCAGAATCCGACCAATGGTCGATTCCTCATTGAGCATGGTTTGTCCGGAAGCGGTGCCATCGACATCATGCTCATCGATCATACAGGTCGAATGCTCCGCCGCTCCACCGATGCTGACCAGCAGGTCATTGCCCTCGACGTCACTGGGGAACCTGCCGGCACGTACACCGCTGTCTTCCATCGCAGCGGAACGCTCAGCACCGTCCAGCTCGTCAAGGAATAA
- a CDS encoding response regulator transcription factor, which yields MSKKPATTALRAVIVDDEPHAIELLSGLLRAKHPEVEVVGIATNVQQGVHALRAFLPDVVFMDIELSRSQDGLGTDEDETCWRLLEQVSDVLPQIIFTTGHGSYAYALRALGFSNLGFIEKPVDAPRLAAALKRMGKETQQAEVELQALRTNSKHNRQIALPVTQREHGRNVRGFVFLDRTDIMYCTKNTDDDHYMDVWAVGWTRPILVRGALDDLEALLDRTATVVRVHEKALLNVQYVQQYSENDGASESGDGGVVEMKGGKRLPVSRRRKRALLDAFDLL from the coding sequence ATGTCGAAGAAACCAGCGACCACCGCGCTGCGCGCCGTCATCGTTGACGACGAGCCGCACGCCATCGAGCTGCTCAGCGGTCTCTTGCGGGCGAAGCACCCTGAAGTGGAAGTGGTGGGCATTGCCACCAATGTGCAGCAAGGCGTTCATGCGCTGCGGGCCTTCCTGCCGGACGTGGTGTTCATGGACATCGAATTATCACGCTCGCAGGACGGGCTGGGCACGGATGAGGACGAAACGTGCTGGCGGCTCTTGGAACAAGTGTCCGATGTGCTCCCGCAGATCATCTTCACCACGGGCCACGGGTCGTACGCCTATGCGTTGCGCGCGCTCGGGTTCAGCAACCTGGGGTTCATTGAAAAGCCGGTGGATGCGCCCCGACTTGCCGCAGCGTTGAAGCGCATGGGCAAGGAGACGCAGCAGGCTGAAGTTGAACTGCAAGCGCTGCGCACCAACAGCAAGCACAACCGGCAGATCGCCCTGCCCGTAACCCAGCGCGAGCACGGTCGCAACGTGCGCGGCTTCGTCTTCCTGGACCGTACGGACATCATGTATTGCACCAAGAACACCGACGACGACCACTACATGGACGTGTGGGCTGTGGGGTGGACCCGGCCCATCCTAGTTCGTGGTGCGCTCGATGACCTGGAAGCACTGCTGGACCGTACTGCCACCGTAGTGCGCGTGCACGAGAAGGCCCTGCTGAACGTGCAATACGTTCAGCAGTATTCCGAGAACGACGGTGCCTCCGAGTCCGGTGATGGCGGCGTAGTGGAAATGAAGGGCGGCAAACGCCTGCCCGTGAGCCGCCGCAGGAAGCGTGCCCTGCTGGACGCCTTCGACCTGCTCTGA
- a CDS encoding histidine kinase yields the protein MSLRSAFFFLVLLCTGVQASAWAPDSLLRVWNSPQHARLMRQAEAAHGAPYHPGPALVAARRALQRGDRDGACSVALNVLHEGEERRDSAAIGKSFALLCLALLEPDYDRRAVGLGRLALAHLRAGELELRSEVLDAIYRCHDFHEHHALALKALEERISVDDQLAHEERVTNDVLAEQRRKADQVTRTTKVTIETLRAEQERLLKLEEEQGRTITLLGLLSLLIATALVLVVVRYRGNRQRARQRQEAMLDRERLRAEAMQRELEHVKQRERLQRERALQEERALRVQHYPHLVSNALTSVHVKLNEGDTEGAARMLELLEQLLRIELRNIRKEEVSLKDELLAVDTYVKMKRRTVPGRLKYKVELADDIVPASVMVSPGTLQPLIENAIKHGARGTVKLKARRQNNDLVFVVENELPATDEPVAGTGANNRISTANIGRRMELLKDYLGDGGALEGVRTENGYTATLRQPWRTKDD from the coding sequence ATGAGCCTTCGTTCCGCGTTTTTCTTTTTGGTCTTGTTGTGCACAGGCGTGCAGGCCTCCGCTTGGGCCCCCGACAGCCTCCTCCGCGTCTGGAACAGTCCCCAGCACGCACGCCTCATGCGGCAAGCGGAAGCCGCACATGGCGCACCCTACCACCCCGGCCCGGCCCTCGTGGCCGCGCGCAGGGCCTTGCAGCGCGGCGACCGCGACGGCGCATGCAGTGTGGCGCTGAACGTATTGCACGAGGGTGAAGAGAGGAGGGACAGTGCTGCGATCGGCAAGAGTTTCGCCTTGCTGTGCTTGGCTTTGCTCGAACCCGACTACGACCGGCGCGCCGTTGGTTTAGGCCGGTTGGCCTTGGCCCACTTGCGGGCCGGCGAGCTGGAGTTGCGCTCCGAAGTGCTGGACGCCATCTACCGCTGCCACGACTTCCACGAGCACCATGCGCTGGCATTGAAAGCACTGGAGGAGCGCATTTCCGTGGATGACCAGCTGGCGCACGAGGAACGCGTAACCAACGATGTCCTGGCCGAACAACGGCGCAAGGCGGACCAGGTGACGCGCACGACCAAGGTGACCATTGAGACCCTGCGCGCCGAACAGGAACGGTTGCTGAAGTTGGAGGAAGAACAGGGGCGCACCATCACCCTGCTGGGGTTGTTGAGCCTGCTCATCGCCACGGCTCTGGTGCTGGTGGTCGTACGGTACCGCGGCAACCGGCAGCGCGCACGGCAACGCCAAGAAGCGATGCTGGACCGTGAGCGGCTGCGCGCCGAAGCCATGCAGCGGGAGCTGGAGCACGTGAAACAGCGCGAGCGTTTGCAGCGCGAGCGCGCTTTGCAGGAAGAACGCGCACTGCGCGTGCAGCACTACCCGCACCTGGTCAGCAACGCGCTCACTTCCGTGCATGTGAAGTTGAACGAGGGCGACACCGAGGGCGCCGCGCGAATGCTGGAATTGCTCGAGCAGTTGTTGCGCATCGAGCTGCGCAACATCCGCAAGGAAGAGGTGAGCCTGAAGGACGAGTTGCTGGCCGTTGACACCTATGTGAAGATGAAGCGCCGCACGGTGCCCGGTAGGCTGAAGTACAAGGTGGAATTGGCGGACGACATCGTCCCGGCGTCGGTGATGGTGAGCCCCGGAACCTTGCAACCGCTCATCGAGAACGCCATCAAGCACGGCGCGCGCGGCACTGTGAAGCTCAAAGCCCGGCGACAGAACAACGACCTGGTCTTCGTGGTGGAGAACGAGCTACCGGCCACCGATGAGCCTGTTGCTGGCACCGGCGCGAACAACCGCATCAGCACGGCCAACATCGGGCGCCGCATGGAGCTGCTGAAGGATTACCTGGGCGATGGCGGTGCGTTGGAGGGCGTGCGCACCGAGAACGGATACACGGCCACGCTGCGCCAACCGTGGCGCACCAAGGACGACTGA
- a CDS encoding type I restriction endonuclease subunit R, giving the protein MTEDQIEQFAIGRLRELGYAYQHGPGIAHDGEQPERESYEQVLLLERLRAAVRRINPRIPAAAQEEAVKQVARIASPELLVNNEVFHRMLTEGVKVEHQQDGNTRGDLVWLVDFANPANNDLLVVNQYTVVENGKNKRPDVLLFVNGLPLVLMELKNAADEKASIRSAYKQVETYKETIPGLFTYNCVVVISDGLEAKAGTVSSGFSRYMSWKTSDGKVEASPLIGQLETLIVGMLNKETLLDLVRHFIVFERSKKEDPKTGVNTITTVKKIAAYHQYYAVNRAVASTLRATGYKAPPAAASGSASMVAESPESYGLPGVAKQATGDRKGGVVWHTQGSGKSLSMVFYTGKVVLALDNPTIVVITDRNDLDDQLFDTFAASVQLLRQEPVQAEDRDHLKELLKVASGGVVFTTIQKFQPEEGNVYDQLSARENIVVIADEAHRTQYGFKARNVEVKDVAGEVVGTKIVYGFAKYLRDALPNATYLGFTGTPIESTDVNTPAVFGNYVDVYDIAQAVEDGATVRIYYESRLAKVNLSEEGKQLIKDLDDELGKEELTDTQKAKAKWTQLEGLIGSEKRIATVARDIVTHFGQRQEVFPGKGMIVAMSRRIAAELYNAIVALRPDWHSTDLKEGKIKVVMTASSSEGPLLSKHHTTKEQRRILAERMKDPDDPLELVIVRDMWLTGFDAPSMHTLYIDKPMKGHSLMQAIARVNRVFRDKPGGHVVDYLGIAADLKKALSFYSDAGGKGNPTIAQEQAVTLMLEKLEVVANMYSGFPYEEYFQADTAKKLSLILGAEEHILGLEDGKRRYINEVTALSKTFAIAIPHDQAMDVKDEVGFFQAVKARLVKFEASSGRTDEELETTIRQVIDQALVSEKVIDVYDAAGIKKPDISVLSEEFLLELKGMAHKNVAIEVLKKLLNDEIKARARTNIVQSRSLMDMLEDSIKRYHNKILSAAEVIEELIKVSKEITAGDKQAADMGLTEYEYAFYTAVANNDSAKELMQQEKLRELAVVLTERVRQNASIDWTIKENVRAKLKVIVKRTLRHYGYPPDMQKLATELVLRQAEMLAGEFSKGQF; this is encoded by the coding sequence AGCGCCTGCGTGCGGCCGTGCGGCGCATCAACCCGCGCATACCGGCAGCAGCGCAGGAGGAGGCCGTGAAGCAGGTGGCGCGCATCGCCAGCCCGGAGCTGCTGGTGAACAACGAGGTCTTCCACCGCATGCTCACCGAAGGCGTGAAGGTGGAACACCAGCAGGACGGCAACACGCGCGGCGACCTGGTGTGGCTGGTGGACTTTGCCAACCCCGCCAACAACGACCTGCTGGTGGTGAACCAGTACACCGTGGTGGAGAACGGCAAGAACAAGCGGCCCGATGTGCTGCTGTTCGTGAACGGCCTGCCGCTGGTGCTGATGGAGCTGAAGAACGCCGCCGATGAGAAGGCGAGCATCCGCAGCGCCTACAAGCAGGTGGAGACCTACAAGGAGACCATCCCCGGCCTGTTCACCTACAACTGCGTGGTGGTGATCAGCGATGGCCTGGAGGCCAAGGCCGGCACGGTGAGCAGCGGCTTCAGCCGGTACATGAGCTGGAAGACCAGCGATGGCAAGGTGGAGGCTTCACCGCTGATCGGTCAGCTGGAAACGCTTATCGTGGGCATGCTCAACAAGGAGACCCTGCTCGATCTGGTGCGCCACTTCATCGTGTTCGAGCGCAGCAAGAAGGAAGACCCGAAGACGGGCGTGAACACCATCACCACGGTAAAGAAGATCGCCGCCTACCACCAGTACTACGCGGTGAACAGGGCGGTGGCGAGCACGCTGCGCGCGACTGGATACAAGGCGCCGCCTGCGGCGGCAAGCGGCAGCGCTTCGATGGTGGCGGAATCACCCGAGAGCTATGGCCTGCCAGGTGTGGCGAAGCAAGCCACCGGCGACCGCAAGGGCGGTGTGGTGTGGCACACGCAAGGCAGCGGCAAGAGCCTGAGCATGGTGTTCTACACCGGCAAGGTGGTGCTGGCCCTGGACAATCCCACCATTGTGGTGATCACCGACCGCAACGACCTGGACGACCAGCTCTTCGACACCTTCGCGGCCAGTGTGCAACTGCTGCGACAGGAACCCGTGCAGGCCGAGGACCGCGACCACCTGAAGGAATTGCTGAAAGTGGCCAGCGGCGGCGTGGTGTTCACCACCATCCAGAAGTTCCAGCCGGAAGAGGGCAACGTGTACGACCAGCTGAGCGCCCGCGAGAACATCGTGGTGATCGCCGACGAAGCGCACCGCACGCAATACGGCTTCAAGGCCCGCAACGTGGAGGTGAAGGACGTGGCGGGCGAAGTGGTGGGCACCAAGATCGTGTACGGCTTCGCCAAGTACCTGCGCGATGCGCTGCCCAACGCCACCTACCTGGGCTTCACCGGTACGCCCATCGAGAGCACCGATGTGAACACCCCTGCCGTCTTCGGCAACTACGTGGACGTGTACGACATCGCGCAGGCCGTGGAGGACGGCGCCACGGTGCGCATCTACTACGAGAGCCGCCTGGCCAAGGTGAACCTGAGCGAGGAAGGCAAGCAGCTGATCAAGGACCTCGACGATGAGCTGGGCAAGGAGGAACTCACCGACACGCAGAAGGCCAAGGCCAAGTGGACGCAGTTGGAGGGGCTCATTGGCAGTGAGAAGCGAATAGCGACGGTGGCACGGGATATCGTGACGCACTTCGGCCAACGGCAGGAGGTCTTCCCCGGAAAGGGAATGATCGTGGCTATGAGCAGACGTATCGCAGCAGAGCTATACAATGCGATCGTTGCCCTGCGTCCAGATTGGCACAGCACCGACTTGAAGGAAGGCAAGATCAAGGTGGTGATGACAGCGTCCTCATCCGAGGGTCCACTGCTGAGCAAGCACCACACGACCAAGGAACAGCGGCGCATTCTTGCCGAGCGCATGAAGGATCCTGATGATCCACTGGAACTGGTGATCGTCCGTGATATGTGGCTTACCGGTTTTGATGCGCCCAGCATGCACACGCTGTACATCGACAAGCCGATGAAGGGCCATAGTCTGATGCAGGCCATTGCTCGCGTCAACCGGGTTTTCCGCGACAAGCCCGGCGGCCATGTAGTGGACTACCTCGGCATCGCCGCCGACCTGAAGAAGGCGCTTTCCTTCTATTCCGATGCGGGTGGCAAGGGCAATCCCACCATTGCCCAAGAACAGGCCGTGACCCTGATGCTGGAGAAATTGGAGGTGGTCGCGAACATGTACAGCGGATTCCCCTACGAGGAGTACTTCCAAGCGGACACGGCGAAGAAGCTCTCCCTGATCCTTGGTGCCGAGGAACACATCCTCGGTCTGGAGGACGGCAAGCGGCGCTACATCAACGAGGTCACCGCGCTCAGCAAGACCTTCGCCATCGCCATCCCGCACGACCAAGCGATGGATGTGAAGGACGAGGTCGGCTTCTTCCAAGCCGTGAAGGCCCGCCTCGTGAAGTTCGAGGCAAGCAGCGGCCGCACCGATGAAGAGTTGGAGACCACCATCCGGCAGGTGATCGACCAGGCGCTGGTGAGCGAGAAAGTCATCGACGTCTATGACGCAGCGGGCATAAAGAAGCCGGATATCTCCGTGCTTAGCGAAGAGTTCCTCTTGGAGCTGAAAGGCATGGCGCACAAGAACGTCGCCATCGAAGTGCTCAAGAAACTCCTGAACGACGAGATCAAGGCCCGCGCCCGCACCAACATCGTGCAAAGCCGCAGCCTGATGGACATGCTGGAGGACAGCATCAAGCGCTACCACAACAAGATCCTCAGCGCCGCCGAAGTGATCGAGGAGCTGATCAAGGTGAGCAAGGAGATCACCGCCGGCGACAAGCAGGCCGCCGACATGGGCCTCACCGAATACGAGTACGCCTTCTACACCGCCGTGGCCAACAACGACAGCGCCAAGGAGTTGATGCAACAGGAGAAGCTCCGCGAGTTGGCCGTCGTCCTCACCGAGCGCGTCCGCCAGAACGCCAGCATCGATTGGACGATCAAGGAGAATGTGCGTGCCAAGCTGAAGGTGATCGTTAAGCGGACGCTACGGCACTATGGTTATCCGCCGGATATGCAGAAGTTGGCGACGGAGCTTGTATTAAGGCAGGCAGAGATGTTGGCGGGGGAGTTCAGTAAGGGGCAGTTCTGA
- a CDS encoding thiol-activated cytolysin family protein: MKTIKVLFAITVAATLMTSACKKEPLEVPTIAPSSEVVFGVIDDSLRGDFNNAMIATGGCITAPAPIDPPVQIGAVAESTQVVGSQAWDCTTQSYQMGASFSEVAIFNPNAVTWPGSFIDGGSTQSGAWTPLVFNNRMPVTITTTLNTGGSPSSYIMEDPSLAAYNAIHNTFVNTALPGTAPAYILYESHEVKAREEVVGRIGAHVGGWGGQIDGSYAWNNVQQRTKYLLKVAQLYYTMDIAPKANPDEWFGDLPDFNQLAPRCPVYVASVTYGRMIYITIETSSSSQEVEAALSASWSGFGASASVDFTNSSFQSLEEKSINAFVVGGSAGGASLGLAAGDINNIITSGGEFSPTSPGVPIAFTARRLSDNSIVDFVTISEYSVQECQLAGDIVTANIQNGSWRDFPPIHTAGDEEFGGNGPEVTGTFQLQISQDGTRVEVVADILFDETITMNPGNDTQAECNQVHTLYTAPNGKRISTIDVNQLFSLNYMEGGNPSHSAETLNINSGFIDQIIINGDTDGDDLPCDMSEERAYMKVKFKAFPVTLVDQ; encoded by the coding sequence ATGAAAACGATAAAAGTCCTGTTCGCGATCACCGTCGCGGCCACGCTCATGACCAGTGCGTGCAAGAAAGAACCCCTTGAAGTACCAACGATCGCACCCAGCAGCGAAGTGGTGTTCGGCGTCATCGATGATTCGCTGCGCGGCGACTTCAACAATGCGATGATCGCCACTGGCGGTTGCATCACGGCACCAGCACCTATTGATCCGCCCGTGCAGATCGGAGCCGTTGCGGAGAGCACGCAAGTGGTAGGTAGCCAGGCGTGGGACTGCACCACGCAGAGCTATCAGATGGGAGCGAGCTTTAGTGAAGTGGCCATCTTCAATCCCAACGCCGTCACATGGCCCGGCAGTTTCATCGATGGCGGCAGCACGCAAAGCGGGGCATGGACCCCACTGGTGTTCAACAACCGCATGCCGGTCACCATCACCACCACGCTGAACACGGGCGGCTCACCATCCTCGTACATCATGGAGGATCCGAGCCTGGCCGCCTACAACGCCATCCACAACACGTTCGTCAACACCGCGCTCCCAGGCACCGCGCCCGCGTACATCCTGTACGAGTCGCATGAGGTGAAGGCGCGTGAGGAAGTGGTAGGACGCATCGGCGCGCACGTGGGCGGTTGGGGCGGCCAGATCGACGGTAGCTACGCCTGGAACAATGTGCAGCAGCGCACGAAGTACCTGCTCAAGGTGGCACAGCTCTACTACACCATGGACATTGCCCCCAAGGCGAACCCGGACGAGTGGTTCGGCGATCTCCCGGACTTCAACCAGCTGGCGCCGCGCTGCCCGGTGTACGTGGCCAGCGTCACGTACGGCCGCATGATCTACATCACCATCGAGACGAGCTCCAGCTCCCAGGAAGTGGAGGCTGCGCTCAGCGCTTCGTGGAGCGGTTTCGGCGCAAGTGCATCCGTTGACTTCACCAACTCATCCTTCCAGTCGCTCGAGGAGAAGAGCATCAATGCCTTCGTTGTCGGTGGTTCCGCTGGTGGTGCATCATTGGGCTTGGCGGCTGGTGACATCAACAACATCATCACGTCGGGTGGCGAGTTCTCGCCTACATCGCCTGGCGTGCCCATCGCTTTCACCGCGCGCCGCCTCAGCGACAACTCCATCGTTGATTTCGTCACCATCTCCGAATACAGCGTGCAGGAGTGCCAGCTCGCCGGCGACATTGTTACCGCCAACATCCAGAACGGGTCATGGCGCGACTTTCCGCCGATCCATACCGCTGGCGATGAAGAATTCGGCGGGAACGGACCTGAAGTCACCGGAACGTTCCAATTGCAGATAAGCCAGGATGGCACCAGAGTGGAAGTAGTCGCGGACATCCTCTTCGATGAGACGATCACCATGAACCCCGGCAACGACACCCAAGCCGAGTGCAACCAGGTGCATACGCTCTACACCGCGCCCAATGGCAAGCGCATCTCAACCATCGATGTCAACCAACTGTTCAGCCTGAACTACATGGAGGGTGGCAACCCCTCGCACTCCGCCGAGACACTGAACATCAACAGCGGGTTCATCGACCAGATCATCATCAACGGCGATACGGACGGGGATGATCTGCCTTGCGACATGTCGGAAGAACGGGCCTACATGAAGGTCAAATTCAAAGCGTTCCCTGTGACCTTGGTCGATCAGTAG
- a CDS encoding response regulator, producing the protein MKVNSDDHGSVLLNVVVVDDESEARQLVRALIERYTPFARLVGEAGTALEGIACINANNPHVVLLDIEMPNGNAFDLLAAFPQRAFDVVYTTAHEHYAVQAIRTHPADYLLKPLDPEHFVPALRALHAQRTTAPRAGILQLHTTQGHFFLPHADITHVDADGSYSHVHLLSGERHTMSRPIGKLETDLPAPPFFRCHHSHLLNLRHVKALLNTDGGLAELVNGARVPVATRKQGELLVLLHSKC; encoded by the coding sequence ATGAAGGTGAACAGCGATGACCACGGCAGCGTGTTGCTGAACGTGGTGGTGGTGGACGACGAATCGGAAGCACGCCAACTGGTGCGGGCGCTCATCGAGCGGTACACGCCTTTCGCACGGTTGGTCGGCGAGGCCGGCACCGCGCTCGAAGGCATCGCGTGCATCAACGCCAACAACCCGCACGTGGTGCTGCTCGACATTGAGATGCCCAACGGCAATGCGTTCGATCTGCTGGCCGCCTTTCCGCAACGCGCCTTCGATGTGGTGTACACCACCGCGCACGAACATTACGCTGTGCAGGCCATCCGTACCCACCCTGCCGATTACCTGCTGAAGCCTCTGGACCCCGAGCACTTCGTGCCCGCCTTGCGCGCCCTGCACGCGCAACGGACCACCGCACCGCGCGCGGGCATCCTGCAGCTGCACACCACACAAGGCCACTTCTTCCTGCCGCACGCCGACATCACGCACGTGGACGCCGACGGCAGCTACAGCCACGTGCACCTGTTGAGCGGCGAGCGCCACACCATGAGCCGACCCATCGGCAAGCTGGAGACCGACCTGCCCGCACCACCCTTTTTCCGCTGCCACCACAGCCACCTGCTCAATCTGCGGCACGTGAAGGCCCTGCTGAACACCGATGGTGGGCTGGCCGAGCTCGTGAACGGCGCCCGCGTGCCCGTGGCGACACGGAAGCAGGGTGAGTTGCTGGTATTGCTACATAGCAAGTGTTGA
- a CDS encoding DUF559 domain-containing protein, producing the protein MYEPTLDTEENTVLVAFMPTPKDMAFAHTRGWYRLPAEHAPHVLTSGKLSHIAFYQPQSFGEERSLVRWYSPVTSLVLRRRIEVLPKEPHHPNAQRQYYIIGCAEMQELPVPIRCRRPRRVIFIPTTYRKLVTATDINHLFNDSPLENLLSYELHKATIPVERQLDVRVGTKWFRLDFAVFCKTGNIGLECDGAEHHMHPDAVEHDKQRANLLATIGWRILHFTRSKLYGEMPATLGMVRDVINHYGGLQDPNADGGFRYAHGPDDGQPRLFG; encoded by the coding sequence GTGTACGAACCCACCCTCGACACCGAAGAGAACACCGTTCTGGTGGCCTTTATGCCCACGCCCAAGGACATGGCGTTCGCGCACACGCGGGGTTGGTACCGGCTGCCCGCCGAGCATGCGCCGCATGTGCTCACCAGCGGCAAGCTCTCGCACATCGCCTTCTACCAACCGCAGTCCTTCGGTGAGGAGCGCTCGCTGGTCCGCTGGTATTCGCCCGTGACAAGTCTGGTGCTGAGGCGGCGCATTGAGGTGCTGCCCAAAGAGCCGCATCATCCCAACGCGCAGCGGCAGTATTACATCATCGGTTGCGCCGAGATGCAGGAGTTGCCCGTGCCCATCCGGTGCCGTCGTCCGCGACGCGTCATCTTCATTCCCACCACCTATCGCAAGCTCGTCACCGCCACTGACATCAACCACCTCTTCAACGACAGTCCGCTGGAGAACCTCTTATCATACGAGTTGCACAAGGCCACAATACCCGTGGAGCGGCAACTGGACGTACGCGTCGGCACCAAGTGGTTCCGCTTGGACTTCGCGGTGTTCTGCAAGACGGGCAACATCGGTCTGGAGTGCGATGGTGCTGAGCACCACATGCACCCCGATGCGGTGGAGCACGACAAGCAACGCGCCAACCTGCTGGCCACCATCGGCTGGCGCATCCTACACTTCACGCGTTCCAAGCTCTACGGCGAAATGCCCGCCACCCTCGGCATGGTGCGCGATGTCATCAATCATTACGGCGGCTTGCAAGACCCCAACGCCGATGGCGGCTTCCGTTATGCCCACGGCCCCGATGACGGGCAGCCGCGGTTGTTCGGGTGA
- a CDS encoding trypsin-like peptidase domain-containing protein gives MRVALNIALVAALLSCAPLRAQDDIGGVAIYERVSPAVVQVFAYGHDLVQRGRASGVILRDKGWLITNYHATGKGTDISARRGDDNLNMLHVVRADSTLDIVVLAIDTINAPDWYSTVPLLPRARPNDVHEGGPVYAIGNPYGFTNTISRGIVSGLRQDSVYNFIQTDAAISPGNSGGALVNGRGELIGMPTWQYGSARAQNLNFAIPIAEVLEWPAENARKDFELVDPDDPLIAGGRALRNGNHRAAIDHFTRMGKKEVRDWHLGLYYTGVAYEFLHQPDSANACYLSAARLDPRFARAHWRSSLIFLDKGHWELAVEAQGKAYAIEPHLRSAHRKQY, from the coding sequence ATGCGCGTTGCGTTGAACATCGCCCTTGTTGCCGCGCTGCTGAGCTGCGCACCGCTGCGGGCCCAGGACGATATCGGCGGTGTGGCCATCTACGAGCGCGTGAGCCCCGCCGTGGTGCAGGTGTTCGCCTACGGGCACGACCTGGTGCAACGCGGCCGTGCCAGCGGTGTGATCCTGCGCGACAAGGGATGGCTCATCACCAATTACCACGCAACGGGCAAGGGCACCGACATCAGTGCGCGCCGTGGCGACGACAACCTCAACATGCTGCACGTGGTACGCGCCGATAGCACGTTGGACATCGTGGTGCTGGCCATCGATACCATCAACGCACCGGATTGGTACAGCACGGTGCCGCTCCTTCCCCGCGCAAGGCCCAACGACGTGCACGAAGGCGGACCGGTGTACGCCATCGGCAATCCCTACGGCTTCACCAACACCATCAGCCGGGGCATCGTAAGCGGATTGCGGCAGGACAGCGTGTACAATTTCATCCAGACCGACGCGGCCATCTCGCCCGGCAACAGCGGCGGCGCACTGGTGAACGGGCGCGGTGAGCTCATCGGCATGCCCACCTGGCAATACGGCTCGGCGCGCGCCCAGAACCTCAACTTCGCCATCCCCATCGCCGAGGTGCTGGAGTGGCCCGCGGAGAACGCCCGCAAGGACTTCGAACTGGTGGACCCCGACGACCCGCTGATAGCAGGCGGCCGCGCGCTGCGCAACGGCAACCACCGCGCGGCCATCGACCACTTCACGCGGATGGGAAAGAAGGAAGTGCGGGACTGGCACCTGGGCCTCTATTACACGGGCGTGGCCTACGAGTTCCTTCACCAGCCCGATAGCGCGAACGCCTGCTACCTCAGTGCCGCCAGGCTGGATCCGCGTTTCGCCCGGGCGCATTGGCGCAGCAGCCTCATCTTCCTCGACAAGGGCCACTGGGAACTGGCCGTCGAAGCCCAAGGCAAGGCCTACGCCATCGAACCGCACTTGCGGTCGGCACACCGGAAGCAGTACTGA